In Desulfomonile tiedjei DSM 6799, a genomic segment contains:
- a CDS encoding ABC transporter ATP-binding protein, which yields MSYIVANQVAREFGQGENKVTAVRRIDLSIGQSEFISIMGESGAGKSTLLSMLGGLLSPTKGEILVGDINIYALKRDKLADFRREFMGFIFQSFQLVPYLNVIENVQLPLAVTHHSEADKKKLALSALERVGLKDKALRLPNQLSGGEQERVAIARAVVNEPPILFADEPTGNLDSRNSEEVMNLLKRLNSEGQTIVMVTHSRRNAEYADRIVEVADGCISVSKPIRAAAC from the coding sequence ATGAGTTATATAGTAGCGAATCAGGTGGCAAGAGAATTCGGCCAAGGTGAAAACAAGGTAACTGCGGTCCGAAGAATCGATCTATCCATAGGTCAGTCTGAATTTATCTCGATCATGGGTGAATCCGGTGCAGGAAAAAGCACGTTGCTCTCCATGCTCGGAGGGCTCTTGAGCCCCACCAAAGGCGAGATCCTCGTGGGAGACATCAATATATACGCTCTCAAACGTGACAAACTGGCCGATTTCAGGCGTGAGTTCATGGGCTTCATCTTCCAGTCCTTTCAACTGGTGCCGTACCTGAACGTTATAGAAAACGTGCAGCTTCCCCTTGCTGTAACACACCATTCAGAAGCGGATAAGAAGAAACTCGCGCTGTCTGCGCTGGAACGTGTGGGCCTGAAAGATAAGGCTTTGCGGCTGCCCAATCAGCTTTCCGGAGGCGAACAGGAGAGAGTGGCAATAGCGCGGGCTGTGGTTAACGAACCACCCATTCTGTTCGCGGACGAACCTACCGGGAACCTGGATTCCAGAAATTCCGAAGAAGTCATGAACTTGCTCAAGCGCTTGAACTCCGAAGGCCAGACAATCGTTATGGTTACGCACAGCAGACGAAATGCGGAATACGCAGACCGGATCGTCGAAGTTGCAGACGGCTGCATTAGCGTTTCCAAACCGATCAGGGCTGCAGCTTGTTAG
- a CDS encoding ABC transporter permease: MKLHDIAVNNLRRRKGKVFFLVVGLLVGVAAVVALHTTTRILEEDIAHKMDEFGANIIVTPKSEGLSLTYGGLSLGGFSFDVKEISESDLEKIKTIPNAANIRIVSPKVFGVFESEAAKALVVGVDFDEEMSLKKWWKVDGDTPTKPNQILLGKEAAERFHVTPGSKLDIKGESFKVAGVLESTGSQDDGLIFMHLPTTQKLFGKQGTVGMVEIAALCKNCPISDIVTQISEKLPTAKVTAIQQVVEGRMDTLHNFRKFSLGISGLVLLVGSMVVFVTMMASVNERTREIGIFSAIGFRRSHIMKIILLEAAVVSFMAGIAGYLTGIGITRLLLTFLTEHMPHFSLDPLVALGAVFLAILVGLLASLYPALAASKMDPSEALRTL; the protein is encoded by the coding sequence ATGAAACTTCACGATATAGCCGTAAACAATCTGAGACGGAGAAAAGGAAAAGTATTCTTCCTTGTGGTGGGGTTGCTGGTAGGGGTTGCTGCTGTTGTCGCTCTCCATACAACGACACGTATCCTGGAAGAAGACATTGCCCACAAAATGGACGAGTTCGGTGCGAACATCATTGTCACGCCGAAATCTGAGGGCCTATCCCTGACTTACGGCGGTTTGAGCCTGGGAGGCTTCTCCTTTGACGTAAAAGAGATCTCCGAATCCGATCTGGAAAAAATCAAAACCATTCCCAACGCGGCCAACATCAGGATCGTTAGCCCCAAGGTATTCGGGGTATTCGAATCGGAAGCAGCGAAAGCTCTTGTGGTCGGAGTGGATTTCGACGAGGAAATGTCGCTCAAGAAATGGTGGAAAGTTGATGGAGACACTCCGACAAAACCTAATCAGATCCTTCTGGGAAAAGAGGCTGCAGAGCGTTTCCACGTGACACCCGGCTCCAAGCTGGACATCAAGGGTGAATCCTTCAAGGTGGCCGGAGTTCTCGAGTCCACCGGTTCCCAGGATGACGGTCTTATCTTCATGCATTTGCCGACTACCCAAAAACTCTTCGGAAAACAGGGCACCGTGGGAATGGTAGAAATTGCAGCGCTCTGCAAGAACTGCCCTATTTCCGACATCGTGACCCAAATCTCCGAAAAGCTGCCCACTGCGAAAGTTACTGCAATCCAGCAAGTAGTGGAAGGCAGAATGGATACGCTCCACAATTTCCGCAAGTTTTCTCTCGGCATTTCAGGTCTCGTGTTGCTGGTGGGCTCAATGGTTGTATTTGTGACCATGATGGCCAGTGTAAACGAGCGGACGCGGGAGATAGGAATATTCAGCGCAATAGGTTTTCGGCGCTCTCATATCATGAAAATCATCCTCCTCGAGGCAGCGGTTGTTTCATTCATGGCAGGAATTGCCGGTTATTTGACGGGGATAGGGATCACCCGCTTACTGCTGACGTTCCTCACGGAACACATGCCCCATTTTTCGCTGGACCCTCTGGTGGCATTGGGAGCGGTTTTCCTTGCAATTCTCGTAGGCCTGCTGGCTTCGCTGTATCCAGCCCTTGCGGCTTCCAAAATGGACCCCAGTGAAGCTCTTCGGACGCTGTAA
- a CDS encoding DUF3786 domain-containing protein: protein MSCAAPKPIHWEDLRNRNPEQILKQDGVTSTSDHAYEVRFLNAKYLVDAGAERITELSPYPSRRLSEEFQILLIRYLVADNGGPVTGVEVSEKDLPGGVTFFQGPHTLYVWPIAERYGRDPEAFEARALELGAQRVPHGDTAMRFFPFPEIPVTYVLWKEDDEFPASVSVLFDKSIIRWFALDMVFTTVLALTDHILTERP from the coding sequence GTGAGCTGCGCGGCACCCAAACCGATACACTGGGAAGATTTGAGAAACCGAAATCCGGAGCAGATCTTGAAACAGGATGGCGTTACGAGCACATCCGATCATGCTTATGAAGTCAGGTTCCTTAACGCCAAATATCTTGTGGACGCGGGGGCGGAACGTATCACCGAGCTTTCTCCCTATCCTTCGCGCAGATTGAGCGAAGAATTTCAGATCCTGTTGATCCGTTACCTCGTTGCCGACAATGGCGGCCCTGTAACGGGGGTCGAAGTCAGTGAGAAAGATTTGCCCGGTGGGGTGACTTTTTTCCAGGGGCCGCACACGTTATACGTGTGGCCGATTGCAGAACGATACGGGCGAGACCCTGAAGCATTCGAGGCGCGAGCACTGGAATTGGGGGCACAACGCGTTCCTCATGGCGATACGGCCATGCGCTTTTTTCCGTTCCCCGAGATTCCGGTTACCTATGTCCTGTGGAAAGAAGACGACGAATTTCCCGCGTCAGTTTCAGTGCTCTTTGACAAGTCCATCATCCGATGGTTCGCTCTGGATATGGTGTTCACGACTGTGCTTGCGTTAACGGACCACATTCTTACGGAGCGGCCCTGA
- a CDS encoding IS110 family transposase, whose product MHEEVFVGIDISKDQLDAHVLPKGMHTTVKNDTQGIDSLIEILHAETPMVIVMEATGGYEITVAAQLGLAGLPIAVVNPGQVRDFAKGIGKLAKTDAIDAYVLARFAQTVRPIPKPLPTEDEKQIKELVTRRKQLVDLRASEKNRLHRARSNRVQRSIQTVIAALDKEIEDIDKDVDDLIRKSPLWRETEELLRTFKGVGPITARVLMAKLPELGHVSRHEISRLVGLAPLNKDSGKKKGKREISGGRADVRSTLYMAAVAAITSNVVIKPFYQRLIEAGKPFKVAITACMRKMIVILNAMLKKKQPFQVVFP is encoded by the coding sequence ATGCATGAAGAAGTTTTTGTTGGCATAGATATCTCTAAAGATCAGTTGGATGCGCATGTGCTGCCAAAAGGCATGCACACCACCGTCAAGAATGACACTCAAGGCATCGACTCGCTGATTGAGATCCTCCACGCAGAGACCCCCATGGTAATCGTGATGGAAGCCACCGGAGGCTACGAGATAACCGTTGCGGCCCAGTTAGGTCTCGCCGGCCTGCCGATCGCTGTCGTCAACCCTGGTCAGGTGCGGGACTTTGCTAAAGGCATCGGAAAACTCGCCAAGACAGACGCCATCGATGCTTATGTGCTGGCACGCTTTGCCCAAACGGTTAGGCCCATACCGAAGCCGCTGCCAACGGAGGACGAAAAGCAAATCAAGGAACTCGTAACACGTCGAAAGCAGCTTGTTGATTTGCGTGCATCAGAAAAGAATCGCCTCCATCGAGCCCGTTCCAATCGCGTGCAGCGCAGCATTCAAACGGTCATAGCAGCCCTAGATAAGGAAATCGAAGACATCGATAAAGATGTCGATGACCTTATCAGGAAATCGCCTCTGTGGCGTGAAACAGAGGAACTCCTCCGAACCTTCAAAGGCGTGGGCCCCATAACTGCCAGAGTGCTCATGGCAAAACTGCCCGAACTGGGACATGTCAGCCGTCATGAAATCAGTCGCCTCGTCGGCCTGGCGCCTCTCAACAAAGACAGCGGAAAGAAGAAAGGCAAGCGCGAGATTTCGGGTGGACGGGCGGATGTACGCTCAACCCTGTATATGGCTGCAGTCGCGGCCATAACGTCCAATGTAGTCATCAAGCCTTTCTATCAACGCCTCATTGAGGCTGGAAAACCTTTCAAGGTTGCCATCACGGCTTGTATGCGTAAGATGATCGTCATCCTAAACGCAATGCTCAAGAAAAAACAGCCTTTCCAGGTAGTTTTTCCTTGA
- a CDS encoding efflux RND transporter permease subunit has product MKRNTPDDDVRSSHTSFFYGLMGFWTQQKLLMVFVLLVTLVYGFIVAPFDWEIPGLPRNPVPVDAIPDIGENQQIVFTTWEGRSPKDIEDQITYPLTVSLLGIPGVKAVRSNSFFGFSTIYIIFREDIEFYWSRSRILEKLNSLPAGTLPEGVQPSLGPDATALGQVFWYTLEGKGFGMDELRTIQDYYVRYSLQSSGGVSEVASIGGFVKEYQIDINPDAMRGHNITLPEVFAAVRGSNLDVGAGTIEINRTEYTIRGLGFIRSIQDVRDSVIKVNDGVPLFLKDVAVVSLGPEMRRGALDKEGAEAVGGVVVVRFGENPLQVIKNVREKIKEITPGLPTKTLADGSVSQVRIVPFYDRTQLIHETLETLRKALWEEILVTIIVVVVMVNHLLSSALISAVLPLSVLLTFIVMKFTGVDANIMALSGIAIAIGVMVDMGIILCENILRHMEENPSQGVTLKMIKESAGEVGGAVVTSSLTTIISFLPVFTLTGPEGKLFKPVAYTKTFAVASSLVLALALIPPLAHVFFRKRNLRRNTLLTVNGLLVLLGLWIGFSFSWLIGAGILLVSLVKTATLFLPENWREKTPFVLNVAALVFVIVLLTEHWLPLGPEKGMIRNIIFASSIIFGLLAIRKIFTAFYAPLLKWALNHKAQFLMIPFSIIILGSVIWLGFDRVFFFIPWAADKIVPPRTTITAQHVDPQGSGSDAGAQEFLPGQNVVRNTWIWSKLSHAFPGLGKEFMPDLDEGSFLFMPTTMPHASIGEALDVIQKQDMAIRSIPEVDSVVGKIGRVESALDPAPLSMIETVINYVPEYKINPDTGERVVDPSTGKPVRNWRPHIHSPTDIWKEIIKAAQLPGTTSAPKLQPISARIVMLQSGMRAAMGVKIRGKSLEEVERVGLQVERYLKEVPSVEPASVVADRVVGNPYLEIDVDRKAIARYGIKIQDVQDVVEIAIGGKRITTTVEGRERYPVRVRYQRELRDSLEALDKILVPGNEGVQIPLNLVASIRYTRGPMNVKSEDTFLVSYVLFDKKPGTAEVDVVQAADNYLKHKLAGGEFKLPPGTSYVFAGSYENQVRSEKTLRLVIPLALLLIFLVLYFQFQSIPVSLNVFSGIFVAWSGGFIMLWLYSQPWFLDFSVFGVNMRDLFQVRPYNLSVAVWVGFLALFGIATNDGVIYSTYLDQVFKEYSFKSIQEIREATVEAGLKRVRPALMTTATTILALIPVLTSTGKGADVAVPMALPSFGGMTIDIITIFVVPTIYCFVKEFEFKRALKESHSGKGDPT; this is encoded by the coding sequence ATGAAGCGGAATACTCCCGATGACGATGTCCGTAGTTCCCATACCTCCTTCTTCTACGGGCTCATGGGCTTCTGGACGCAGCAAAAGCTCCTCATGGTTTTTGTGCTGCTGGTCACCCTGGTATATGGATTCATAGTTGCCCCGTTTGACTGGGAGATTCCGGGCCTTCCACGAAATCCCGTACCGGTCGACGCTATTCCGGATATCGGAGAAAACCAGCAGATAGTCTTCACAACCTGGGAGGGGCGGTCTCCAAAGGATATCGAGGATCAGATCACGTACCCGCTCACAGTATCTCTGCTGGGAATTCCAGGGGTAAAAGCCGTTCGGAGCAACTCGTTTTTTGGATTCTCCACGATCTACATCATTTTTCGAGAAGATATCGAGTTTTACTGGTCCAGATCCAGGATTCTGGAAAAACTGAATTCTTTGCCGGCAGGCACTTTACCGGAAGGTGTACAGCCTTCATTGGGCCCGGATGCAACCGCCCTCGGACAGGTGTTCTGGTACACTCTGGAAGGCAAAGGGTTCGGCATGGACGAACTCAGGACTATACAGGACTACTATGTCCGGTACTCTCTTCAGTCCTCGGGAGGAGTGAGCGAGGTCGCATCGATCGGTGGATTCGTAAAGGAATACCAGATCGACATCAATCCCGATGCCATGCGAGGCCACAACATAACTCTGCCTGAAGTATTCGCAGCGGTACGAGGTTCAAATCTGGACGTCGGTGCCGGCACCATCGAGATAAACAGAACGGAGTATACGATTCGCGGTCTTGGATTTATTCGCAGCATCCAGGACGTGCGTGACAGTGTGATCAAAGTCAATGATGGGGTTCCGCTCTTTCTCAAGGATGTGGCTGTAGTTTCGCTCGGACCTGAAATGAGAAGAGGCGCTCTCGACAAAGAAGGCGCAGAGGCAGTGGGCGGTGTCGTTGTCGTGCGTTTCGGCGAAAATCCGCTCCAGGTGATTAAGAACGTTCGAGAGAAAATTAAAGAGATAACGCCCGGACTTCCTACCAAGACCCTGGCGGATGGAAGTGTTTCTCAAGTAAGAATAGTGCCTTTCTACGATCGTACGCAACTGATCCACGAAACTCTGGAGACACTGAGGAAGGCTCTCTGGGAAGAGATACTCGTCACCATCATCGTGGTGGTGGTCATGGTGAATCATCTCCTGAGTTCTGCACTCATTTCAGCAGTGCTCCCGTTGTCTGTGCTCCTCACGTTTATCGTCATGAAATTCACGGGAGTAGACGCGAACATCATGGCACTTTCCGGTATCGCCATAGCAATCGGTGTCATGGTGGATATGGGGATCATCCTTTGTGAGAACATTCTCCGCCACATGGAGGAGAATCCTTCCCAAGGCGTGACCCTTAAAATGATCAAGGAATCCGCCGGAGAAGTGGGCGGCGCTGTCGTCACATCGTCTCTCACGACAATCATCTCTTTTTTGCCGGTGTTCACGCTCACCGGTCCGGAAGGTAAGCTGTTCAAACCCGTGGCGTACACGAAAACGTTTGCTGTGGCCTCTTCACTGGTACTCGCTCTGGCGCTCATCCCACCGCTGGCTCATGTTTTTTTCCGTAAAAGGAATCTCCGCAGGAACACGCTGCTCACCGTGAACGGACTCCTGGTACTCCTGGGCTTGTGGATTGGCTTTTCTTTTTCCTGGTTAATCGGAGCGGGAATTCTTCTCGTATCGCTCGTGAAAACTGCAACTCTGTTCCTCCCGGAAAACTGGAGAGAAAAAACACCTTTTGTCCTGAATGTCGCTGCCCTGGTGTTCGTCATTGTGCTCTTGACCGAGCACTGGTTACCATTGGGTCCCGAAAAGGGAATGATCAGGAACATCATTTTCGCATCGTCGATAATCTTCGGGCTGCTGGCAATCAGAAAGATCTTTACGGCTTTCTACGCGCCTCTTCTCAAATGGGCGCTTAATCACAAAGCCCAATTTCTCATGATTCCTTTCAGCATCATCATCCTGGGATCGGTCATTTGGCTGGGATTCGACAGAGTCTTCTTCTTCATCCCCTGGGCTGCAGACAAAATTGTGCCTCCCCGGACCACGATCACGGCTCAACATGTCGATCCCCAGGGATCCGGAAGTGATGCAGGTGCCCAAGAATTCTTGCCCGGACAGAACGTTGTCCGAAACACATGGATCTGGTCAAAGCTCTCTCATGCTTTTCCCGGACTTGGCAAAGAATTCATGCCGGATCTCGACGAAGGCTCCTTCCTATTTATGCCGACGACTATGCCCCACGCCTCCATCGGCGAAGCGCTGGATGTTATCCAGAAACAAGATATGGCAATCAGGTCCATACCTGAGGTGGACTCTGTGGTGGGCAAGATCGGTCGGGTGGAAAGTGCTCTCGATCCCGCACCGCTCTCCATGATCGAAACTGTCATCAATTACGTGCCCGAGTACAAAATCAACCCCGATACCGGCGAGCGAGTTGTCGATCCTTCGACCGGCAAACCGGTCCGCAACTGGCGACCGCATATTCACAGCCCTACGGACATCTGGAAGGAAATTATAAAGGCAGCTCAACTTCCCGGAACAACCTCCGCACCGAAACTGCAACCCATTTCCGCACGTATCGTTATGCTCCAGAGCGGAATGAGAGCTGCAATGGGCGTGAAGATTCGTGGAAAAAGTCTCGAAGAAGTTGAAAGAGTCGGCCTCCAGGTGGAGCGCTATCTCAAAGAGGTTCCCTCGGTAGAGCCTGCGTCGGTCGTGGCAGACAGGGTAGTGGGCAATCCTTACCTGGAAATCGATGTCGACAGAAAAGCCATCGCACGGTACGGGATAAAGATCCAGGATGTTCAGGATGTCGTGGAAATCGCAATTGGCGGCAAACGCATCACTACCACGGTGGAAGGTAGAGAACGTTATCCTGTGCGTGTCCGATATCAACGGGAACTACGGGACTCGTTGGAGGCTCTCGACAAAATCCTGGTTCCGGGTAATGAAGGTGTACAGATACCTCTCAACTTGGTTGCGAGCATCAGGTACACCCGCGGCCCCATGAACGTGAAGAGCGAGGATACGTTCCTCGTGAGTTACGTTTTGTTCGATAAGAAGCCCGGAACTGCTGAAGTAGATGTAGTTCAAGCTGCGGACAATTACCTGAAACACAAGCTCGCCGGCGGTGAATTCAAGCTGCCTCCGGGAACCTCGTACGTGTTTGCAGGTTCGTATGAAAATCAGGTGAGATCCGAAAAAACGCTGCGGCTTGTTATTCCTCTGGCACTGCTGCTCATCTTTCTGGTGCTCTATTTTCAGTTTCAATCCATACCGGTTTCTTTAAATGTTTTTTCGGGGATATTTGTCGCGTGGTCAGGCGGATTCATCATGCTCTGGCTGTATTCCCAACCGTGGTTTCTGGATTTCTCGGTTTTTGGCGTCAACATGAGAGACCTGTTTCAAGTCAGGCCGTACAATTTGAGCGTTGCGGTTTGGGTTGGATTCCTGGCATTGTTTGGAATCGCGACGAATGATGGTGTCATCTACTCCACGTACCTCGATCAGGTGTTCAAAGAGTATTCATTCAAGTCAATCCAGGAGATCAGAGAAGCGACTGTGGAAGCAGGCCTGAAACGGGTGAGACCTGCACTAATGACGACCGCGACAACGATTCTAGCTCTCATACCCGTTTTAACTTCAACAGGTAAGGGAGCGGATGTGGCGGTACCCATGGCACTTCCCAGTTTCGGCGGCATGACCATAGATATCATCACAATCTTTGTAGTTCCGACAATCTACTGTTTTGTTAAAGAATTTGAGTTTAAAAGAGCGCTCAAAGAATCCCATTCAGGAAAAGGAGATCCAACATGA
- a CDS encoding efflux RND transporter periplasmic adaptor subunit → MSQNQLKTKSGRFLKNTLVAIAVALAFIGGYYFATLRSHLPTETVSAQSGNDTIHRESEKTQLWTCSMHPQIKLPNPGKCPICFMDLIPLESHDHGDEYAGATQYSMSETAKKLAEVETTSVKRERAFVKVRMVGQVYEDETRVAALTSRVDGRLDEIYINFTGVHVDKGDPMVTIWSPTLIKSQVELFETMRTGEEEESVIKGAVEKLIQYGLTREQVKEIREKKKPILNVTLRAPISGVVTKKMALLGQFVKEGTEMYIINDLSNVWIKMDAYETDLPWIRYGQKVTFTTPAVPGRTFEGRVLFIDPMLDTKTRSVKVRVAAENPDFTLKPGMFVTAEVEAEIDAKGKVIKREWAGKYVCPVHPRDEASPVPGICPESKMALRPASSFGYSDDPNPEMPLVIPSSAALVTGKRAVVYVEVPGERPTYEGREIILGPRADDKYAVYDGLSEGDRVVTKGNFKIDSAMQILARSSMMNPGESKPVSEAAGKEEVISKLTVPEPFLKQLTPVIETYLSLKESLVRADSSEAAKAATQLTEKLKAVSTTGIDKKAAGTWNKLSRTISARATMLAATQEIDKQRKAFDPLSETFAKMVMGFRHVMSGPLYLYNCPDAFDGAGAYWIEAKQEPHNPFFGDIRLKERSMLGCGDLAETIPPEFGPQAAKEDSAGNTPGARHEHGGGK, encoded by the coding sequence ATGAGTCAGAATCAGCTCAAAACAAAGTCCGGAAGATTTCTCAAGAATACCTTGGTCGCGATTGCTGTGGCTCTCGCATTCATCGGTGGCTACTACTTCGCGACTCTTCGGTCACACCTCCCTACAGAAACAGTCAGTGCGCAGTCCGGGAATGACACTATTCATCGGGAAAGCGAAAAGACGCAACTCTGGACATGCTCGATGCATCCACAGATAAAACTGCCCAACCCCGGCAAATGCCCAATCTGCTTTATGGACTTGATCCCGTTGGAATCTCACGATCACGGTGATGAATATGCCGGAGCCACTCAATATTCCATGTCCGAGACTGCCAAGAAATTGGCCGAAGTTGAGACTACGTCGGTCAAGCGAGAGCGCGCATTCGTGAAAGTTCGCATGGTCGGCCAGGTATATGAGGACGAGACTCGTGTGGCTGCGCTGACCTCTCGTGTGGACGGCCGTCTCGACGAGATCTACATCAATTTCACCGGAGTGCATGTGGACAAAGGCGATCCTATGGTCACCATCTGGAGCCCTACGCTTATTAAGTCGCAAGTCGAGCTTTTCGAGACCATGCGGACGGGAGAGGAAGAAGAGTCGGTCATCAAGGGGGCAGTGGAAAAACTCATTCAGTACGGCCTGACAAGAGAACAGGTAAAGGAAATAAGGGAGAAGAAGAAACCGATTCTCAACGTGACGCTTCGTGCCCCCATAAGCGGTGTAGTTACAAAGAAGATGGCATTGCTGGGCCAGTTCGTAAAAGAAGGCACGGAAATGTACATCATCAACGATCTTTCCAACGTGTGGATCAAGATGGATGCCTATGAGACCGATCTGCCCTGGATCAGGTACGGCCAGAAAGTGACCTTCACCACCCCTGCAGTGCCCGGACGCACTTTCGAGGGGAGAGTGTTGTTCATCGACCCCATGTTGGACACAAAGACGCGTTCGGTGAAGGTCAGGGTCGCGGCGGAAAATCCGGATTTCACGTTGAAGCCCGGTATGTTCGTTACTGCAGAAGTAGAGGCGGAAATAGACGCCAAGGGAAAGGTTATAAAGCGGGAATGGGCGGGAAAATACGTATGCCCCGTGCATCCGCGGGATGAGGCAAGTCCCGTACCGGGAATATGTCCGGAAAGCAAAATGGCACTTCGGCCTGCGTCATCCTTCGGGTACTCAGACGATCCGAATCCTGAAATGCCTCTCGTGATTCCTTCTTCTGCAGCGCTTGTCACAGGGAAACGAGCCGTGGTGTACGTTGAAGTTCCAGGCGAACGCCCGACGTACGAAGGGAGAGAGATCATCCTGGGACCGAGAGCTGACGACAAGTACGCGGTCTACGACGGCCTGAGTGAGGGAGATCGCGTCGTGACCAAGGGAAATTTCAAGATCGACAGCGCGATGCAGATTCTGGCCCGATCGAGCATGATGAATCCGGGGGAATCCAAACCTGTTTCTGAAGCAGCCGGCAAAGAAGAAGTAATCTCGAAGCTCACCGTTCCCGAACCATTCCTGAAGCAGTTGACCCCCGTGATTGAAACGTATTTGAGCTTGAAGGAATCGCTGGTCCGCGCGGATTCCTCAGAAGCTGCAAAAGCAGCAACCCAGCTTACCGAAAAGCTTAAGGCAGTCAGCACAACGGGTATCGATAAGAAGGCTGCTGGCACGTGGAACAAGCTTTCCCGAACAATCAGCGCTCGCGCAACCATGCTTGCAGCGACTCAGGAAATCGATAAACAGAGAAAAGCCTTCGATCCATTGTCGGAAACATTCGCCAAAATGGTCATGGGTTTTCGGCATGTTATGAGCGGACCGCTGTACCTGTACAATTGTCCGGATGCGTTCGACGGGGCGGGAGCGTACTGGATTGAAGCGAAACAGGAACCTCACAACCCATTCTTCGGAGATATCCGGCTGAAAGAGCGGAGTATGCTCGGTTGTGGGGATTTGGCGGAGACCATACCGCCCGAATTCGGTCCTCAGGCTGCAAAGGAGGATTCAGCCGGAAACACTCCAGGGGCTCGCCATGAGCACGGAGGCGGCAAATGA
- a CDS encoding heavy-metal-associated domain-containing protein has translation MSSEKNIKKIDLNVLDQAEKKVSIARMKKVGIAAALILFLVAGSYGVFAMLSGKVIGSRLIVNNMNCPACVVTVKEVTGKLPGVVEADVSLAAQDVTVKFRDKQTNTDQIREAIAKAGYPVKLEGLFSPEGSGISEPVIAGVNGKPVFAKDLNIPLLADMSDPSTKDPAAAFFNTVGKEVLLQIADSKTVVVQPYEVEAEVERIRTAQGIDTDEFAKRISQQFGSKEKYFQIVAQRLGIRKLVDEHVVSGIQDSQEKARKTMEWVGTVFKDADVKILDPTFKEKMHASFGQDEWKTFWPRMISANTELKNLLVQ, from the coding sequence ATGTCCTCTGAAAAGAACATCAAGAAAATTGATTTGAATGTACTGGATCAGGCCGAAAAGAAGGTCTCCATTGCCAGAATGAAGAAGGTGGGGATTGCAGCGGCGCTTATCCTCTTCCTGGTCGCGGGAAGTTATGGGGTATTCGCCATGCTTTCCGGGAAGGTCATCGGGTCGAGGTTAATCGTAAACAATATGAATTGCCCGGCATGCGTTGTCACGGTGAAAGAAGTTACCGGGAAGCTGCCGGGAGTCGTCGAGGCCGATGTCAGCCTGGCAGCTCAGGACGTAACCGTAAAATTTCGAGACAAGCAGACCAATACCGATCAGATCCGTGAAGCAATAGCCAAAGCCGGGTATCCCGTCAAATTGGAAGGCTTGTTCAGTCCTGAAGGATCGGGAATTTCCGAGCCGGTCATTGCCGGAGTCAACGGAAAGCCCGTATTTGCGAAAGATCTGAACATACCGCTTCTCGCTGACATGAGCGATCCTTCAACCAAAGATCCTGCCGCGGCATTCTTCAACACCGTTGGAAAAGAAGTGCTGCTGCAAATTGCGGATTCCAAGACTGTAGTGGTTCAACCCTATGAAGTGGAAGCCGAAGTGGAAAGGATCAGGACAGCTCAGGGCATCGATACGGATGAGTTTGCAAAACGTATCTCTCAACAATTCGGATCCAAGGAGAAGTATTTCCAGATCGTAGCCCAGCGTCTGGGAATCCGAAAGCTCGTCGACGAACATGTGGTATCGGGCATTCAAGACAGCCAGGAAAAGGCTCGCAAAACCATGGAATGGGTCGGCACGGTTTTCAAAGACGCCGACGTGAAGATTCTCGATCCCACATTCAAAGAAAAGATGCATGCATCGTTCGGCCAGGATGAATGGAAGACATTTTGGCCACGGATGATCTCTGCAAACACCGAACTGAAAAATCTCCTGGTTCAGTAA
- a CDS encoding DUF2318 domain-containing protein: MKIHTSISTIIALCAVALLAFSAPVYAWNFTVPAQEVKPVNGAFVFPVASFADGKAHHFQYTISPKERVRFFIVKSTDGVVRAALDACEVCKASKKGYVQQGNDMICINCGLKFRTDKVNEVRGGCNPHPLKRTIQGDKLVINAQEVAEGLVYFR, encoded by the coding sequence ATGAAGATTCATACCTCAATAAGCACCATCATCGCTCTCTGCGCCGTCGCATTGCTCGCTTTTTCCGCTCCCGTGTACGCGTGGAATTTCACGGTTCCCGCGCAGGAAGTCAAACCCGTAAACGGAGCATTTGTATTCCCTGTCGCATCGTTTGCTGACGGAAAAGCACATCATTTTCAGTACACCATTTCTCCCAAGGAGAGAGTTCGATTCTTCATTGTGAAGAGCACCGACGGAGTTGTCCGTGCAGCTCTTGATGCATGTGAAGTGTGCAAGGCATCCAAAAAGGGGTACGTGCAGCAAGGGAATGACATGATTTGCATCAATTGCGGCCTCAAATTCAGGACCGACAAGGTAAATGAAGTCAGAGGCGGCTGTAATCCGCATCCCCTCAAGAGAACAATTCAGGGTGACAAGCTTGTAATCAATGCTCAGGAAGTCGCGGAAGGGCTCGTTTATTTTCGATAG